In a single window of the Sphingosinicella microcystinivorans genome:
- a CDS encoding arginine N-succinyltransferase: MLVIRPARPADLDVLMELAVLSGRGFTSLPEDEATLSARLELAEASFTGAVAPAEAWYTIMLEDTETGRVEGLAGVRAAVGLKRPHFSFRVMTLAQYSSAIGTRFDHQALVLVNECGGWTEVGSLFLRPERRSGGAGSLLARSRYMLIGAEPTRFSHTIMAELRGWFDENGKSPFWEGVASKFFRLPFEEADRMVMSTDGQFILDLAPRHPIYVDLIDKDAREAIGRVHRDGEPALTLLEKEGFERSGLIDIFDGGPTMTCPAGEVATIRATRTLRLEIGDPGEAQALLSTVQIESFRSVRASARVGETNVTIGKEAADALKLQSGEPVRVSA, from the coding sequence ATGCTGGTGATCCGGCCGGCGCGGCCGGCCGATCTCGACGTGTTGATGGAACTCGCGGTGCTTTCGGGCCGCGGGTTCACCAGCCTGCCCGAGGACGAGGCGACGCTGTCCGCGCGCCTCGAACTCGCCGAGGCGAGCTTCACCGGCGCAGTGGCGCCCGCCGAGGCGTGGTACACGATCATGCTGGAGGACACGGAGACGGGCCGTGTCGAGGGGCTGGCAGGCGTGCGCGCGGCCGTGGGGCTGAAACGCCCGCACTTCTCGTTCCGCGTGATGACGCTCGCGCAATACTCGTCGGCCATCGGCACGCGCTTCGACCACCAGGCGCTGGTGCTGGTGAACGAATGCGGCGGCTGGACCGAGGTGGGATCGCTGTTCCTGCGGCCCGAGCGGCGCAGCGGCGGCGCGGGCAGCCTGCTCGCGCGCTCGCGCTACATGCTGATCGGCGCCGAGCCGACGCGCTTCTCGCACACGATCATGGCGGAGCTGCGCGGCTGGTTCGACGAGAACGGCAAGTCGCCGTTCTGGGAGGGGGTCGCCTCCAAGTTCTTCCGCCTGCCGTTCGAGGAGGCGGACCGCATGGTGATGTCCACCGACGGGCAGTTCATCCTCGACCTCGCGCCAAGGCACCCGATCTACGTCGACCTCATCGACAAGGACGCGCGCGAGGCGATCGGCCGCGTGCACCGCGACGGCGAACCGGCGCTGACGCTGCTCGAGAAGGAAGGTTTCGAGCGCTCCGGCCTCATCGACATCTTCGACGGCGGGCCGACGATGACCTGCCCGGCGGGCGAGGTGGCGACGATCCGCGCGACGCGCACGCTCAGGCTGGAGATCGGCGATCCGGGCGAGGCGCAGGCGCTGCTCTCGACGGTCCAGATCGAGAGCTTCCGCTCGGTGCGCGCGTCGGCGCGCGTCGGCGAGACCAATGTGACCATCGGCAAGGAGGCCGCCGACGCGCTGAAGCTGCAAAGCGGCGAGCCCGTGAGGGTATCGGCATGA